One Triticum dicoccoides isolate Atlit2015 ecotype Zavitan chromosome 5B, WEW_v2.0, whole genome shotgun sequence genomic window carries:
- the LOC119311728 gene encoding protein NETWORKED 1A-like, which produces MATTSPTDAKRKYSWWWDSHICPKNSKWLQENLEDMDSKIKLMIKIIEEDAESFAKKAEMYYRRRPELMALLEELYRAYRALAERYDHAAGDLRQAHKKIAEAFPDQVLMDPDDDLPAESATTETDQDNAEMARYFLSFMNAGDPKMHGKDDQDYEKLQNELASLTQENQDLKKRITSVLEQSNCAESEVLCLKEALAQQEAEKETAVLQCQQSSARLQNLRSEILHTQEQFNRLKEEMQTGLLPSSAADGERFLVLERDNQDLQLEVERLKHLLKQKHDELNEKQDELEKLNISTEEEHLKCMQAEMVSLSLEKKLLIAHDKLKHLALEKHREESKVKDIETSKIVLQKELDSILEESKRLTLEKQREESKVKDIETSKIVLQKEFDGILEENKKLTSQYHSSSAVIIRLQDEIISMKNVQQKLEEEICKHADEKKTLQYELSRLKEDRSELERKHFSIKEQIQSVNVNVESLQALARELRDGNVELKDIIKNHERTEALHAENLRQLERMSEKNAHLEKSLAASTTELEGLREKKAALEESCKELNSKICSHLSERAALVAQLEAISQTMEVLLKKNTVLENSLSDANAELEDLRRKLKELEKSSESVNSQNSVLQSEKTTLVFQVDSISNTLVSLEAEYTELERRHSALQQEKDSVLDEVIKLQEQIRLERKEHKDLALSGSKTQFDLQNKTILLLDEGRNREEQLQEEEMKIVKAQTEIFILKESLRDMSEANSDYSAKLQKKEEACKVHEEKLDCLSQDNQKLTEGIGSLREVLHLDEKYESLDQMKLDIILQLILHEINFLRNTISDAQDVKEKELVEKSLVVTLLEHFRQEVADLRSERNILKQDQQAKSEELLLLQAERQELVQISDEFWEEMESRNQRVDDLRAEAKFLVGQLSELQDSRRSLQSEIIKLIQQNSLLANELHDSREKEMSFEDDFGVLMSEAVSKDVLLVIFRNLHEDRSLELKSLHDDFVCLQAVGSELCKDIRMMNKKLGDFEFLDDHLGKDTTMSICDRSSEENNHKEVDGAGLQESNEMLLEEILKLHGNVEMLMSKEKASVDIRSCNEEITKLVSHMQMAIMNAALFKEKIVELIVTCESYEISAMVQKEVLKEDITRRNSYVDELKDKLNAVEIENRRLKVDLNGDVTMLGSLQTEVSALEKQTVSLANDFLQSNKLKVEENASSPQPLETTLGSGDQNASETVKDMELQKLRGTIKRLQNVVADASVLLEQERLGFNANLQESRKQIEALKLKEILDDDLVEMNYEQMLKDIQLDLIQPSSGRRTEALGQQKKIAAQADHKVHDLAGPSNSHARDDLGPPRSESFDSGSSRQSPAELVVVKELSIVNQELPRSITTEPHQEWKNKVIQRLSSDGKRLSTLQSSIQELKTNTEASEELELEDVRYQIREAESTIIELIDTNSKLAKKAEEFTSADGLDGDNIDLRSRHQRKILERARKMSEKIGRLEVEMQKVQQALVKYEEEQTTSKTVVQRSKVQLVDYLYGRRRESRKPRCSPCGCMRAKTIDD; this is translated from the exons ATGGCAACAACATCGCCGACCGATGCTAAACGCAAGTACTCATGGTGGTGGGACAGTCATATCTGCCCAAAGAACTCCAAATGGCTTCAGGAGAACCTCGAAG ACATGGACAGCAAAATTAAGCTGATGATCAAAATCATTGAAGAAGATGCGGAGTCTTTTGCAAAAAAGGCGGAAATGTACTACCGAAGAAGGCCTGAGTTGatggccttgcttgaggagttgtaccgTGCATACCGAGCTCTAGCTGAAAGATATGATCATGCAGCCGGGGACCTCCGACAGGCCCATAAAAAAATAGCAGAAGCATTCCCTGATCAGGTTCTTATGGACCCAGATGATGATCTGCCAGCTGAATCTGCAACAACTGAAACTGACCAGGACAATGCAGAAATGGCTCGATATTTCCTCTCTTTCATGAATGCTGGTGATCCAAAAATGCATGGTAAAG ATGACCAAGATTACGAGAAGCTGCAGAATGAACTAGCAAGCCTGACACAGGAGAACCAAGACCTGAAGAAGAGGATCACATCAGTGCTAGAACAGAGCAACTGTGCAGAGTCCGAGGTCCTTTGTCTCAAGGAGGCTCTTGCGCAGCAAGAGGCAGAGAAGGAAACTGCAGTTCTGCAATGCCAACAATCCTCTGCTAGATTACAGAACCTCCGATCTGAGATATTGCATACCCAGGAACAGTTCAACAGACTGAAAGAGGAGATGCAAACTGGATTACTGCCTTCAAGCGCAGCGGACGGCGAGCGTTTCCTTGTGCTCGAAAGAGATAACCAGGACTTGCAGTTGGAAGTAGAGAGGCTGAAACATTTGCTGAAACAGAAGCATGATGAGCTAAATGAGAAGCAAGATGAGCTGGAGAAGCTCAACATCTCCACAGAAGAGGAGCATCTCAAGTGCATGCAAGCAGAAATGGTGAGCCTCTCTTTGGAGAAGAAGCTGTTAATAGCACATGACAAACTGAAGCATTTGGCTCTTGAGAAGCACAGAGAAGAAAGCAAAGTGAAGGACATTGAAACAAGCAAGATTGTGCTGCAGAAAGAACTGGACAGTATTCTAGAAGAGAGCAAAAGGCTGACTCTTGAGAAGCAGAGAGAAGAAAGCAAAGTGAAGGACATTGAAACAAGCAAAATTGTGCTTCAGAAAGAATTCGACGGTATTCTAGAAGAAAACAAGAAGCTGACTAGCCAATATCACTCTTCTTCAGCAGTGATAATTCGTCTGCAGGATGAGATTATTTCCATGAAGAATGTGCAACAAAAACTCGAAGAAGAGATCTGTAAACATGCGGATGAAAAGAAGACACTTCAATATGAGCTTTCGCGCCTGAAGGAGGATAGGAGTGAACTGGAGAGGAAACACTTCTCGATCAAGGAGCAGATACAGTCGGTGAACGTAAATGTAGAATCACTTCAAGCTCTTGCACGTGAGTTAAGGGATGGCAATGTTGAGCTGAAAGACATCATCAAGAACCATGAGAGAACAGAAGCTCTTCACGCTGAAAACCTGAGGCAGTTGGAGAGGATGTCTGAGAAGAATGCACATTTGGAGAAGTCCTTGGCAGCTTCAACTACTGAGCTTGAAGGGTTAAGAGAGAAGAAGGCGGCGTTGGAAGAATCATGCAAGGAACTCAATTCCAAGATATGCAGTCATCTCTCCGAGCGAGCTGCGCTTGTTGCGCAGCTTGAGGCAATTTCTCAGACCATGGAGGTGCTGCTCAAGAAGAACACTGTTTTGGAGAATTCATTATCTGATGCCAATGCTGAACTCGAGGACTTGCGGAGGAAGTTGAAAGAGCTGGAAAAATCTTCAGAGTCAGTCAACAGTCAGAATTCAGTTCTTCAATCTGAGAAGACAACTCTTGTTTTTCAG GTTGATAGCATCAGCAATACTCTTGTGAGTTTAGAAGCAGAATACACAGAGCTAGAAAGGCGACACTCAGCTCTACAACAGGAGAAAGACTCGGTGCTTGATGAAGTGATCAAGCTACAAGAACAAATAAGGCTTGAGAGGAAAGAACACAAAGATCTTGCACTCTCAGGAAGCAAGACTCAGTTTGATCTACAGAACAAAACTATCCTATTGCTAGATGAAGGCAGGAATAGAGAGGAGCAGCTTCAAGAGGAGGAGATGAAGATTGTCAAAGCTCAGACAGAGATCTTTATCTTAAAAGAGAGTTTGCGCGACATGTCTGAAGCGAATTCGGACTACTCGGCAAAACTGCAGAAGAAGGAAGAAGCATGTAAGGTTCATGAGGAGAAATTGGACTGCTTGTCACAGGATAATCAGAAGCTAACTGAAGGGATCGGTTCATTACGGGAAGTATTGCACTTGGATGAGAAGTATGAGTCCTTGGACCAAATGAAGCTTGACATAATTTTGCAGCTCATCTTGCATGAGATCAACTTCTTAAGGAACACAATATCTGATGCCCAGGATGTGAAAGAGAAAGAGCTTGTTGAGAAGTCTCTTGTTGTCACCCTTCTGGAGCACTTTAGACAGGAGGTAGCCGACCTGCGGTCGGAGCGCAACATCCTCAAGCAAGACCAGCAAGCAAAGAGCGAGGAGTTGCTCCTGCTGCAGGCAGAAAGGCAGGAGCTTGTGCAGATCAGCGATGAGTTCTGGGAAGAGATGGAGTCTCGTAACCAGAGAGTTGACGACTTGAGAGCTGAGGCCAAGTTCTTGGTTGGACAGTTGTCAGAACTTCAAGATTCTCGGAGGTCACTGCAGAGTGAGATTATAAAGCTGATTCAACAAAACTCTTTGCTGGCAAATGAATTGCATGACTCCAGGGAGAAAGAGATGAGCTTTGAAGATGATTTTGGCGTTCTCATGAGCGAAGCCGTCAGCAAAGATGTCCTTCTTGTGATATTCAGAAACCTTCATGAAGACAGGTCCCTGGAGTTGAAGTCTTTGCATGATGATTTTGTGTGTCTCCAAGCCGTAGGAAGTGAGCTTTGTAAGGACATCAGGATGATGAACAAGAAGCTTGGTGATTTTGAATTCCTGGATGACCATCTCGGCAAAGATACAACCATGAGCATTTGTGACCGGTCTAGTGAAGAAAATAATCACAAAGAAGTTGACGGCGCTGGCCTTCAAGAATCAAATGAAATGCTACTGGAGGAGATACTCAAGTTACATGGAAATGTGGAAATGCTTATGAGCAAGGAGAAGGCTTCTGTCGACATCAGATCCTGCAATGAGGAGATCACAAAGTTGGTATCCCACATGCAAATGGCCATCATGAATGCAGCTCTGTTCAAGGAGAAGATCGTCGAGCTCATCGTAACATGTGAGAGTTATGAGATAAGTGCCATGGTGCAGAAGGAGGTGCTCAAGGAAGATATCACCCGAAGGAATTCGTATGTGGACGAGCTGAAAGACAAACTAAATGCTGTAGAGATTGAGAACAGAAGACTGAAGGTCGATCTGAATGGTGATGTCACGATGTTAGGATCATTGCAGACCGAAGTCAGTGCCCTGGAGAAACAAACCGTATCCCTTGCTAATGATTTCTTGCAATCAAATAAACTCAAAGTGGAG gAAAATGCATCATCTCCTCAGCCTCTGGAAACCACACTGGGATCCGGTGATCAGAATGCAAGTGAAACAGTGAAAGACATGGAGCTGCAAAAATTGCGTGGAACAATCAAAAGGCTCCAGAATGTGGTCGCGGATGCCAGTGTCCTTCTGGAGCAAGAGAGGCTTGGTTTCAATGCCAATCTGCAAGAATCGAGGAAGCAGATCGAGGCGCTGAAGCTCAAGGAGATTTTGGATGATGACTTGGTCGAAATGAACTATGAGCAAATGTTGAAAGACATACAGCTTGATCTCATCCAACCTTCTTCAGGCCGTCGAACCGAGGCCCTTGGTCAGCAGAAGAAAATTGCAGCACAAGCAGATCACAAGGTTCATGACCTTGCTGGACCAAGCAATAGCCATGCGCGCGATGATTTGGGACCGCCGCGGAGTGAGTCATTTGACAGTGGCAGCAGCAGACAGTCTCCTGCTGAGCTAGTGGTCGTGAAAGAGCTGAGCATTGTGAACCAAGAGCTACCAAGGTCCATCACCACGGAGCCACACCAGGAGTGGAAGAACAAGGTCATTCAGAGGCTATCTTCTGACGGGAAGAGGCTCAGCACCCTCCAGTCCAGCATTCAAGAACTCAAGACGAACACCGAGGCGTCAGAAGAGCTCGAGCTCGAGGACGTCAGATACCAGATAAGGGAAGCCGAGAGCACCATCATCGAGCTCATCGACACCAACAGTAAGCTGGCCAAGAAGGCCGAAGAGTTCACGTCGGCCGACGGCCTCGACGGGGACAACATTGACCTGAGGAGCAGGCACCAGCGCAAGATCCTGGAGCGCGCAAGGAAGATGTCAGAGAAGATTGGGAGGCTGGAGGTGGAAATGCAGAAGGTCCAGCAGGCCCTGGTGAAGTATGAGGAGGAGCAGACGACGTCGAAAACCGTGGTTCAGCGGTCCAAGGTGCAGCTGGTGGACTATCTCTACGGTCGAAGGCGGGAAAGCCGGAAGCCGCGGTGCTCGCCCTGCGGTTGCATGAGAGCGAAAACCATTGATGACTGA